The Procambarus clarkii isolate CNS0578487 chromosome 15, FALCON_Pclarkii_2.0, whole genome shotgun sequence genomic interval AAGGTAGAGGATGGACGCGAGGCGCTGCGGACTTGGTTAAGGGAACAAAAAGCAGAAGAAGAGAAGGAAGCGAAACGCCAATGTGAACAAGAGGAAACAGTGCCAGCAAGGAGGAGCTGAAGCCCTGCTTCAGAATGAAGAACCCGATAGGTTGTAAGAAATTTCAGAGGAAACGGATGATGCACCAAGTGACGAAGGAATTAATGTAAACTCAAGTAGCAGCAGGGAAAGCAGCCTTGAGAGGCGCGAGGTGGAACCAAAGTTGGAACCAGGAGACAATGAGGTACAGCTGCAACGTGAAGAGAGGCAGGCTCGGCTTGAGCAAGAGAAAGCCAAAGCCGAGCAGGAGCGAGCTAAAGCTGAGCAAGAGAAAGCTAAAGCCGAACAGGAAAAAGCTAAAGCTGAACAGGAAAAACTTAAAGTCGGACAAGAGAGAGCCAAGGCCGAACAAGAAACGGCCAAGGCTGAACTGGCTATGATAAAGATGGAGGCCGCTAAAGCAGAACAAGAGAGAATTAAGATGGCacgaagggagaacagagtgaagaacgaggtgagacgcagcaatggcagacccagtggagtctggggaggaagaaattatgaaagacccagaagagtctggggtgagaataattttgataaatgggcagataaacgtaagtacccaaaaactcagaagagtaggtcgcgcacttcgtctgaaagtgaggatggaggagccaaacaagaaactaatcgttatccagggaatcaagagtccagtaaagctccacagagtacgagtagtacgtctggcccgaggaactccaatacgagtgggcagtcagagctactctggtacatatagaagagacttttcccaggtgaggtgttacaattgtaacggattgggtcacgtgatgcgagactgtcggcagggcaagagagttgtgaccctggccatgtgtgacccccgaagtagatatactaatgtgttccaagacaaaccacagaagatgaatttagtgaacgagaggtataggccgttcattagcagaggttggatcagtataggaggccaacctgaagtaaaagttggtatcttaagggatactggagctaatcagagcttggttgcgagaagcctgatggggaatgatcgacggttagctggcaggagtaagatgaaagtatatgggttattgtctgagagtgacatgcccgtttgtactgtccagctaaggtcggaatatgtgtcggcagaggtgatgttgggagtgtgccccgacatacctgttccaggagtctaagtgatcctggggaatgacttgtgcgggacaaaggtgttgccaaaagtcatagcggagactgtgccagaggagagcccagaaggccacggcacaggtgggacacctgagagagtgaacctgactgacatccgaggagatgcgtcaggagaccgccaagccattgagtaccctgtctcggtagtgacaaaggcagaggtggccaacgaggaagacactggagaagatgagacagtgtcggttCAACCAGTAGAGGATATCGACGTTGATATAGCATGGTTATTTAATGAAGGTCCAACCCAGGaagatgaagtctcggtgaggtcaaaagtgaagatggcccagccgaagaagactcatgtgaagagagGGACCGGAGTAGAGCCCagcccgctgaaat includes:
- the LOC138365090 gene encoding caldesmon-like; protein product: MFCKTHDKKILDMCPRRQIRMLEDHFGLKEETDDAPSDEGINVNSSSSRESSLERREVEPKLEPGDNEVQLQREERQARLEQEKAKAEQERAKAEQEKAKAEQEKAKAEQEKLKVGQERAKAEQETAKAELAMIKMEAAKAEQERIKMARRENRVKNEIVWSRALLPLTESGQGTPMAHDDVSGRLNKHASPSRT